One genomic segment of [Phormidium] sp. ETS-05 includes these proteins:
- a CDS encoding VWA domain-containing protein, whose protein sequence is MKVGLQPALSDANLDASQASSQRQLSLSIVARPTGTEKSIPLNLCLILDHSGSMHGQPLTTVKEAAYRIVESLSPSDRLSVVAFDHKAKVIIRNQQVNNDAEKIKKQIDKLKADGGTAIDEGMNLAIEELGKGATNTVSQAFLLTDGENEHGNNERCIKLARVAAEESITLNALGFGEHWNQDVMERISDAASGTLSYIEYPEQAVDKFTQVFTRIQSVGLTNAHLLLKLMPRVRLAELKPIAQVAPDAIELAVQRESDLVSVRLGDLMTDVQRVVLANLYVSQLPVGMQTLAQVQVRYDDPSIGQKGLLSEPVLVETNVITPYQPAINPQVQQHILALAKYRQTQLAEQKLQQGDRLGAATMLQTAAKTALQMGDKGGATVLQTSATRLQDGEELSESDRKKTRIVSKTVLQ, encoded by the coding sequence ATGAAAGTCGGTTTGCAGCCCGCTCTGAGTGATGCTAATTTAGACGCTAGTCAAGCTAGCAGCCAGCGCCAGCTATCTCTATCGATCGTGGCGAGACCAACGGGGACGGAAAAAAGCATCCCCCTGAACTTATGTTTGATTCTGGACCACAGCGGCTCGATGCACGGTCAGCCTCTGACAACGGTAAAAGAGGCGGCTTACCGCATCGTGGAGAGTTTGTCCCCGAGCGATCGGCTGAGTGTGGTGGCTTTCGACCACAAAGCCAAAGTGATTATCCGCAACCAGCAAGTCAATAACGACGCGGAAAAAATTAAAAAACAAATCGATAAGCTGAAAGCTGATGGCGGTACTGCGATCGATGAAGGGATGAATTTAGCCATAGAGGAACTGGGTAAAGGCGCAACTAATACGGTTTCTCAGGCGTTTCTCCTCACGGATGGGGAAAACGAACATGGGAATAATGAACGCTGCATTAAATTGGCGCGAGTGGCGGCGGAGGAAAGTATCACTCTCAATGCTCTGGGTTTTGGGGAACATTGGAATCAAGATGTGATGGAAAGAATTTCTGACGCTGCTAGCGGGACGCTCTCGTATATCGAATATCCCGAACAGGCGGTGGATAAGTTCACTCAGGTATTTACTCGCATCCAGTCGGTGGGGTTGACAAATGCCCATTTGTTGTTAAAACTGATGCCGAGAGTGCGGTTGGCGGAACTGAAACCGATCGCCCAAGTGGCCCCGGATGCGATCGAGCTGGCGGTACAGAGGGAAAGTGACCTGGTGTCTGTGCGTTTGGGTGATTTGATGACGGACGTGCAGCGGGTAGTCCTAGCAAATTTGTATGTGTCTCAGCTCCCGGTGGGGATGCAGACTTTGGCTCAAGTGCAAGTGCGCTATGATGACCCGTCAATTGGTCAAAAAGGGTTACTTTCTGAACCGGTGTTGGTGGAAACTAATGTGATTACACCTTATCAACCGGCGATTAATCCCCAAGTGCAGCAGCATATTTTGGCTTTGGCGAAGTACCGCCAAACTCAATTAGCGGAGCAGAAGTTGCAACAAGGCGATCGTCTGGGAGCGGCGACGATGTTGCAAACGGCGGCGAAAACTGCTTTGCAAATGGGGGATAAAGGGGGAGCCACGGTGTTGCAAACTAGCGCTACTCGCCTGCAAGATGGGGAGGAGTTGTCGGAGAGCGATCGGAAGAAAACCCGCATCGTCTCCAAAACCGTATTACAGTAA
- a CDS encoding translocation/assembly module TamB domain-containing protein: protein MIILIAVGGIAYLRYFVNNKLSPLVAKELSQLVNRPVEIGAVKSFSLTGLRIGASALPASPEDPDFATVPEVSVAYNPLLLLSTRTLNLNITLINPQLYVEQDEAGNWLQLKLKTKQEPSGPIKIQLDNIRIRNASLVLAPNPQKRAKLMAVGNSATKTPPPAPFAIRKLNGKAEFSNQQKQVNYEVTGTPDSGGQINIQGESLLPSPLRTKIVIRGTDLAAKPIMPLIPNVPIEAYRGQIDCNIGIELEETEVLSWWGTAGFKNITGQLAGLQKGIAGASGLLKFRELAVDLDNTVAIYGQLPLRLSGSIDTESEYNLSIEIPPANQDQFIKTLDLEIPVPVTAEAAGDLRVTGALNNPILSGVVATTKTSRIDLVDFSKIRAEFKIENQILTLKDLQATPVVGGRISGQGTMLLGEVSKISIDVRADDLPGDKLGGIYSGAPVGVKIGAIGADVAVTGSATAPLTTIQWQAPNALYPSSGQLQITKETTTFNNTIIQIGGGSLRAEGQLIKNNWQAILRGEQIQLSPLIDPKLTADNPQLATFLDTNPAIISTSATLSGNLSSFAPADIIAAGEMRLAVNNSIISAKGNSRGGKWQATANFNDGKTLNLNQFAADIPVPVGLSGGSVTVVGNTDLFTAQNNTSPPDPLKQIAASGTLQLDVKGIATGVKFGLQQGQWQAEASLNPKTPLNLQTLVGARHQQYPGVTQNVNDAVPLLTYAVLKAAGNTDAFLNPEPTAILEAISLSGAAKLNIAGGETAINGSLSGGFWQAEANITPGTSLALNPIAPQLPVSIALTEGNIKGSGNTDAFLNLQPLRARHQQHPGVTTNVNDAVPLLLQTISLSAEAKLNIAGGAAAVSGTLVQGKWEAEAKITPGTPLALNPLAPQLPIPVTLTDAAFKGAGTTAAILNNTDPMALLETLNVSGEAKVKIGGGDATLGGSLRGGNWQAAGSGTEIALNGLAPQLPVPVILRQGSFTSSGSLDKITSLDDIIASGAAQLNLAGGDAAVKASAGNGRWQAAVTGKTINLTDVLCPSSFVLCPVTNDQGQGTSYQVQLAQGDVKLSGSMAALTIADTMAYGAIKLVSPSPSLPGSPAALLPLESAFRWDGEKLQVLQAKAPGFQANGVAFVDAKAQPVPVLKSFDFNVNAQQFDLANLPLPVDLVRQYLPGDDIVLAGLADFQGQIKGSARKEQSGGLPLPFDVQVDGNLHLQNLVALGRNFAPEMAGMVRVDTREEISFWLSGGEDKIELALKTAGWNFGAEGNLYPPSMFAAVKQGDISLETRLERERLLVSVANFPLEFLQLAPAPEFGFDAVTGSLSGEGDFDLRRLVGKGEIVVAQPRLGYLQAVELKTQAMYDGESLTLGDGLLRLTNSSYSFNARIKGGDNPAVEGKIGVTDGDLGDIMAAMRWFTLEDLQRGLMPPEYAKKEALNSVPVGMSDASLLMQLRRLSEITALLQKTAAVRQTPGTPEMLDLRGKFSGEIGFAGTLAEGISADFNLEGQSLQWLPNLPYHEVIGLEVVKNEGRVIDVDRAVARGSFKDGVVTFNPLRLEAKRDKNTVVSFVGSLAPENQLGQVRVENLAIADLRNFIDTQGYEVDGWVNLKATIAGTILNPQALGEVSFSEVRLNGEPLENLRGSFNYAQSRLNFSTIAPSNLQVTASLPVPPTPDNNAISFSGNISDDGLKLINILSGQQVEWVTGSGRVEIEARARWDTEKGRITELVATGDASFEDATINSLALPEPLTGVRGKARFERDRVFVETAKGNFSKGLVEATGVLPLYQPLSPTDTDAGNPLTVVLEGIKINLKGLYSGGVEGRVSVEGTFLSPRIGGNVSLFDGVVLLPDPSQQVAAPPPPETEEIVAPRYDDLRLRLRSNVRVASPPLLEFVAQGNLRVNGFIDDVPNLDIKGVIRLLRGRVNLWTTQFRLERGYEHFARFVGDSDPVLQVRLIAAVPEVTRRETVASGSAAEIAENINTTIGAVRTVRVQAAVNGRSSQLLDLLELKSSPPRDEGEIVALIGGGFITTLGRADSPLAIANLAGSALLNNVQDTIGNTLNLSEFRLGPSLVKSGRSTQLALEAEAGIDVTDNLSVSVFRILLENQNTRYNVRYRFNDKILGRGSTDFQGDTQAGVEFEFRF, encoded by the coding sequence GTGATTATACTAATCGCTGTAGGCGGCATAGCATACTTGCGCTACTTTGTCAACAATAAACTCTCACCTTTAGTTGCCAAAGAACTGAGCCAACTCGTCAACCGTCCGGTAGAAATTGGCGCCGTCAAATCATTTTCCCTGACGGGGTTGCGCATTGGTGCCAGTGCCCTCCCAGCATCTCCAGAGGACCCAGATTTTGCCACAGTCCCAGAGGTATCCGTAGCTTACAACCCGCTGTTACTCCTGAGTACCCGCACCCTGAACCTAAACATCACCCTGATTAATCCCCAATTATACGTGGAACAGGACGAAGCGGGCAACTGGCTGCAACTGAAGCTGAAAACCAAACAAGAACCATCGGGGCCGATTAAAATCCAGTTAGACAACATCCGCATCCGCAATGCCTCCCTGGTTCTAGCGCCCAACCCCCAAAAGCGGGCTAAACTGATGGCAGTGGGCAACTCAGCCACAAAAACCCCCCCACCGGCCCCATTTGCGATTAGGAAATTAAACGGGAAAGCCGAATTTTCCAACCAACAAAAACAGGTAAATTATGAAGTAACGGGCACCCCAGACAGTGGTGGCCAAATCAACATTCAAGGCGAGTCCTTGTTGCCGTCACCCCTCCGCACCAAGATAGTCATCAGAGGCACTGACTTGGCGGCTAAACCCATTATGCCGTTAATTCCTAATGTCCCCATAGAAGCCTACAGGGGCCAAATTGATTGTAACATTGGCATAGAATTAGAAGAAACCGAGGTACTTTCTTGGTGGGGAACCGCTGGATTTAAGAATATTACTGGGCAACTCGCGGGTTTACAAAAAGGCATTGCTGGCGCCAGCGGTCTCCTCAAATTCCGGGAATTAGCGGTAGATTTAGATAATACAGTGGCGATTTACGGCCAACTGCCTTTGCGCCTGAGTGGCAGCATTGATACAGAGTCGGAATATAATTTAAGCATAGAAATCCCCCCGGCTAATCAAGACCAATTTATCAAAACTCTGGATTTAGAAATCCCTGTCCCTGTGACAGCGGAGGCGGCGGGTGATTTGCGCGTTACCGGGGCTTTGAATAATCCGATTTTATCTGGTGTGGTGGCGACAACGAAAACCAGCCGCATCGATTTGGTGGATTTTAGTAAGATTAGGGCGGAATTTAAAATCGAAAATCAAATCCTCACCCTGAAAGATTTGCAGGCAACTCCGGTAGTGGGGGGGAGGATTAGTGGTCAAGGGACAATGCTGCTAGGGGAAGTATCGAAAATATCGATCGATGTGCGAGCGGATGATTTACCAGGGGATAAACTGGGGGGAATCTACAGCGGCGCGCCTGTGGGGGTGAAAATTGGGGCGATCGGTGCCGATGTTGCAGTCACCGGTAGCGCCACCGCACCCCTCACCACCATCCAGTGGCAAGCACCCAACGCCCTTTATCCCAGCAGCGGCCAACTTCAGATTACCAAAGAAACCACCACATTTAACAATACCATCATCCAAATCGGTGGCGGCAGCCTTCGCGCCGAAGGCCAACTCATCAAAAACAACTGGCAAGCCATTCTGCGCGGCGAACAAATCCAACTATCCCCATTAATCGACCCCAAATTAACTGCAGATAACCCCCAACTCGCCACATTTTTAGACACCAATCCCGCCATCATTTCCACCAGTGCCACCCTTTCCGGCAACCTTTCCTCCTTTGCCCCCGCCGATATCATAGCTGCTGGAGAAATGAGACTCGCTGTCAACAACAGCATCATCAGCGCTAAAGGCAATTCTCGCGGTGGCAAATGGCAAGCAACAGCCAATTTCAATGATGGCAAAACCCTAAACCTGAACCAATTCGCCGCTGATATCCCCGTACCAGTAGGATTATCCGGCGGTAGCGTCACCGTTGTGGGCAATACCGACCTATTCACTGCCCAAAATAACACCAGCCCACCAGACCCATTAAAACAAATTGCCGCCTCTGGGACATTACAGCTAGACGTTAAAGGTATAGCTACAGGAGTAAAATTTGGACTCCAGCAGGGACAATGGCAAGCTGAAGCGAGCCTAAATCCCAAAACCCCCCTCAACCTTCAAACGCTGGTAGGGGCACGGCATCAACAGTATCCCGGTGTAACGCAAAATGTTAATGACGCCGTGCCCCTCCTAACCTACGCTGTTTTAAAAGCTGCTGGCAATACTGATGCTTTCCTGAACCCCGAACCTACCGCCATCCTAGAGGCAATTTCCCTCAGTGGCGCGGCAAAACTCAACATTGCTGGGGGAGAAACGGCGATAAATGGCAGTTTAAGCGGGGGTTTTTGGCAAGCGGAAGCTAATATAACTCCGGGAACTTCTTTGGCACTTAACCCGATCGCGCCTCAATTGCCAGTTTCGATCGCCCTTACTGAAGGTAATATCAAAGGTTCTGGCAATACTGATGCTTTCCTGAACCTCCAACCTTTACGGGCACGGCATCAACAGCATCCCGGTGTGACGACAAATGTTAATGACGCCGTGCCCCTACTCCTACAGACCATTTCTTTGAGCGCCGAAGCAAAACTGAATATTGCTGGAGGTGCGGCGGCGGTCAGCGGCACCTTAGTACAGGGGAAATGGGAAGCAGAGGCAAAAATAACTCCCGGAACTCCTTTGGCACTGAACCCCTTAGCGCCTCAACTACCAATTCCTGTAACTCTTACTGATGCTGCCTTTAAAGGTGCTGGCACTACAGCGGCAATTTTAAACAATACCGACCCAATGGCATTGCTGGAAACTCTCAATGTTTCCGGGGAAGCCAAAGTAAAAATTGGCGGCGGTGATGCCACTTTGGGGGGCAGTTTGCGCGGGGGCAATTGGCAGGCGGCTGGCTCAGGGACTGAAATTGCTCTTAATGGTTTGGCGCCCCAATTACCAGTGCCAGTGATACTCCGTCAAGGTTCTTTTACAAGTTCTGGTTCTTTGGATAAAATTACTTCTTTAGATGATATCATTGCCTCTGGAGCAGCGCAACTCAACCTCGCCGGAGGAGATGCGGCAGTAAAAGCCTCTGCGGGGAATGGGAGATGGCAAGCGGCAGTTACTGGTAAAACGATTAATTTGACTGATGTCCTTTGTCCTTCGTCCTTTGTCCTTTGTCCTGTAACAAATGACCAGGGACAAGGGACAAGTTACCAAGTGCAACTTGCTCAAGGTGATGTGAAACTATCGGGTAGTATGGCTGCTTTAACTATAGCAGATACTATGGCCTATGGGGCGATAAAACTTGTCTCCCCATCTCCCAGTCTCCCCGGCTCACCTGCTGCCCTGCTGCCCCTAGAAAGTGCTTTCCGTTGGGATGGGGAAAAGTTGCAAGTTTTGCAAGCGAAGGCGCCCGGTTTCCAGGCGAATGGGGTGGCTTTTGTGGATGCGAAGGCTCAACCAGTGCCAGTGTTAAAGTCGTTTGATTTTAATGTGAATGCGCAACAGTTTGATTTAGCGAATTTACCTTTACCGGTGGATCTGGTGCGGCAGTATTTACCGGGGGATGATATAGTATTGGCGGGGTTAGCGGATTTCCAAGGGCAAATCAAGGGCAGCGCTCGGAAAGAACAATCTGGGGGGTTGCCCCTACCTTTTGATGTGCAAGTGGATGGGAATTTGCACTTGCAAAATTTGGTGGCTCTGGGGCGTAATTTTGCCCCAGAAATGGCGGGGATGGTGCGGGTGGATACGCGAGAGGAAATATCTTTCTGGTTGTCTGGGGGTGAGGATAAAATCGAGTTGGCGCTGAAAACGGCGGGGTGGAATTTTGGCGCTGAAGGTAATTTATATCCGCCTTCGATGTTTGCGGCGGTGAAGCAGGGGGACATCAGCTTAGAGACTCGCTTGGAAAGGGAGCGGTTGCTGGTGTCTGTGGCTAATTTTCCTTTGGAATTCTTGCAGTTAGCTCCGGCGCCAGAATTTGGTTTTGATGCGGTGACAGGTAGTTTGAGCGGTGAGGGCGATTTTGATTTACGGCGGCTGGTGGGTAAGGGGGAAATTGTGGTTGCGCAACCGCGTCTGGGTTATTTGCAGGCGGTGGAGTTGAAAACTCAGGCGATGTATGATGGGGAGAGTTTAACCCTGGGTGATGGGTTGTTGCGGCTGACTAATAGCAGTTATTCATTTAATGCTCGGATTAAAGGGGGAGATAATCCGGCGGTGGAGGGTAAAATTGGTGTCACTGATGGGGATTTGGGCGATATTATGGCGGCGATGCGGTGGTTTACTCTGGAAGATTTGCAAAGGGGTTTGATGCCGCCGGAATATGCGAAAAAAGAGGCACTAAATTCGGTGCCCGTGGGGATGTCTGATGCTTCTTTGCTGATGCAGTTGCGCCGGTTGTCGGAGATTACGGCGTTGTTGCAGAAAACGGCGGCGGTTCGGCAGACGCCGGGGACGCCGGAAATGTTGGATTTGCGGGGGAAATTTAGTGGCGAAATTGGGTTTGCGGGGACTTTGGCAGAGGGGATAAGTGCGGATTTTAATTTGGAAGGTCAATCTTTACAGTGGTTGCCAAATTTGCCTTATCACGAGGTGATTGGGCTGGAAGTGGTGAAGAATGAGGGGCGGGTAATTGATGTCGATCGGGCGGTGGCGCGGGGGAGTTTTAAGGATGGGGTGGTGACTTTTAATCCGCTGCGGTTGGAGGCGAAAAGGGATAAAAATACGGTGGTTTCTTTTGTGGGGAGTTTGGCACCGGAAAATCAGTTGGGCCAGGTGCGGGTGGAAAATCTGGCGATCGCGGATTTGCGCAATTTTATCGATACTCAGGGATATGAGGTGGATGGTTGGGTGAATTTAAAGGCGACGATCGCGGGGACTATTCTCAATCCCCAGGCTTTGGGTGAGGTGAGTTTTTCTGAGGTGCGGTTGAATGGGGAGCCGCTGGAAAATTTGCGGGGGAGTTTTAATTATGCGCAATCTCGGTTAAATTTTAGTACGATCGCGCCCTCAAATTTGCAGGTAACGGCGAGTTTACCCGTGCCACCGACTCCGGATAATAATGCGATTAGCTTCAGTGGGAATATTAGTGATGATGGCTTGAAGTTGATTAATATTTTGAGTGGTCAGCAGGTGGAATGGGTGACGGGTTCGGGTCGGGTGGAGATTGAGGCTCGGGCTCGCTGGGATACCGAGAAGGGTAGGATTACGGAGTTGGTGGCTACGGGTGATGCTAGTTTTGAGGATGCCACGATTAATTCTTTGGCACTCCCGGAACCGCTGACGGGGGTGCGGGGAAAGGCTCGGTTTGAGCGCGATCGCGTCTTTGTGGAAACCGCCAAGGGCAATTTCAGCAAGGGTTTGGTAGAAGCTACGGGGGTGTTACCTTTGTATCAACCGCTATCCCCAACGGATACGGATGCGGGTAATCCCCTCACCGTGGTTTTGGAGGGGATAAAAATCAATCTGAAGGGGTTGTATAGTGGGGGAGTTGAGGGGCGCGTTTCTGTGGAAGGGACGTTTTTATCTCCCCGAATTGGCGGCAATGTTTCTCTGTTTGATGGGGTGGTGTTGTTGCCAGACCCTTCGCAGCAGGTGGCGGCTCCTCCCCCACCAGAAACCGAGGAGATCGTAGCGCCCCGATATGATGATTTGCGGTTGCGGTTGCGCTCTAATGTGCGGGTGGCTAGTCCGCCGTTGTTGGAGTTTGTGGCGCAGGGTAATCTGCGGGTGAATGGGTTTATTGATGATGTGCCGAATTTGGATATTAAAGGTGTAATTCGCCTATTGCGGGGACGGGTGAATTTATGGACGACTCAGTTTCGTTTGGAGCGGGGTTATGAGCATTTCGCTCGGTTTGTGGGGGATTCTGACCCGGTTTTACAGGTGCGTTTGATTGCAGCGGTGCCCGAGGTGACGCGCCGGGAAACGGTGGCTTCGGGTTCGGCGGCGGAAATTGCGGAGAATATTAATACGACGATCGGAGCGGTGCGCACGGTGCGGGTACAAGCGGCGGTTAATGGTCGCTCTTCTCAGTTGTTGGATCTGTTGGAGCTGAAGAGTTCCCCGCCACGGGATGAGGGGGAAATTGTGGCGTTGATTGGTGGTGGGTTTATTACGACTTTGGGACGGGCGGATAGTCCTTTGGCGATCGCTAACCTCGCCGGGAGCGCGCTACTGAACAATGTTCAGGATACGATCGGCAATACCCTCAATCTCAGCGAATTTCGCCTCGGTCCTTCCCTGGTGAAATCTGGCAGGTCAACCCAACTAGCTTTAGAGGCGGAAGCTGGCATCGATGTCACAGATAATTTATCAGTTTCGGTGTTCCGCATTCTTCTAGAAAATCAAAATACCCGTTATAATGTGCGCTATCGATTTAATGATAAAATATTGGGGCGGGGTTCTACCGATTTTCAGGGCGATACTCAAGCGGGTGTAGAGTTTGAATTTAGGTTTTAA
- a CDS encoding DUF3110 domain-containing protein, producing the protein MRVFVLLFNARTENEGIHTLRMGDRNVVLMFESEDDAARYAMMLEAQDFGAPTPEGIDSEEVEEFCADAGYESQLVPEGALAIPPETNVEQPDWQPDKPPETATDMSETELERIRRQLEKLL; encoded by the coding sequence ATGCGAGTGTTCGTCTTACTATTTAATGCCAGAACGGAGAATGAAGGAATCCACACGTTGCGGATGGGCGATCGCAATGTGGTGCTGATGTTCGAGTCGGAAGATGACGCGGCGCGGTATGCGATGATGCTGGAAGCTCAGGACTTTGGGGCGCCGACGCCGGAAGGGATCGACTCGGAGGAGGTAGAGGAATTTTGCGCAGATGCGGGTTATGAGTCGCAGCTAGTCCCGGAAGGTGCCTTGGCAATTCCACCGGAAACCAATGTGGAGCAACCGGACTGGCAACCAGACAAACCGCCAGAAACTGCCACGGATATGTCGGAGACGGAACTGGAACGCATCCGCCGTCAGTTGGAAAAGCTCCTCTAG
- the murQ gene encoding N-acetylmuramic acid 6-phosphate etherase → MTELQDRGHLLTEQVNPNSINLDKLSSLELVDLFNQEDAKVLAAIAMARAELAAAIDITATALRSGGRLFYVGAGTSGRLGVLDAAECPPTFCTPPELVQGIIAGGAGALVRSSEDLEDRFEDGYEAIAMRHIGQHDVVLGITAGGTTPFVLGAIEAARSRGASTIFLACVPAEQAPANTDVDIRLLVGPEILAGSTRLKAGTVTKLALNIISTSVMVKLGKVYGNRMVDVAVTNNKLRDRSLRILQDLTRLSRSDCAYLLDAAGLSVKRALVMHWTGLDKEEAQKLLDANQGQLRTAVETYKSQ, encoded by the coding sequence ATGACAGAATTACAGGACCGGGGACATTTGCTGACCGAGCAAGTAAATCCCAATAGTATTAATTTAGACAAGCTATCATCCCTGGAGTTGGTGGATTTGTTCAATCAGGAGGATGCCAAGGTGCTAGCGGCGATCGCGATGGCGCGGGCGGAACTCGCCGCCGCGATCGACATCACCGCCACGGCTCTGCGCAGTGGGGGACGCCTATTCTACGTAGGAGCAGGGACCAGCGGACGCCTGGGGGTGTTGGATGCGGCGGAATGTCCCCCCACCTTTTGCACACCGCCGGAATTGGTGCAGGGAATCATTGCTGGGGGTGCAGGAGCTTTAGTCCGCTCTTCCGAAGACCTGGAGGACCGGTTTGAGGATGGCTATGAAGCGATCGCCATGCGCCATATCGGACAGCATGATGTAGTATTAGGAATCACTGCAGGCGGTACGACCCCCTTTGTCCTTGGGGCCATAGAAGCGGCTCGCAGTCGGGGTGCCTCTACTATCTTCCTCGCCTGCGTCCCCGCCGAGCAAGCTCCAGCTAATACCGATGTGGATATCCGCCTATTAGTCGGACCAGAAATCCTCGCTGGTTCTACCCGCTTGAAAGCCGGAACTGTCACCAAACTAGCTCTGAACATTATCTCTACCAGCGTGATGGTGAAACTGGGCAAAGTCTATGGCAACCGCATGGTCGATGTGGCAGTGACAAACAACAAACTGCGCGATCGCTCCCTGCGTATCCTCCAAGACCTCACCCGCTTGAGCCGTTCTGACTGCGCCTATCTCCTCGACGCCGCCGGTCTTTCTGTCAAACGCGCTCTGGTCATGCACTGGACTGGTCTTGATAAAGAAGAAGCCCAGAAACTGCTAGACGCCAATCAAGGACAACTCCGCACTGCCGTAGAAACCTATAAATCTCAGTAG
- a CDS encoding glycosyltransferase family 4 protein translates to MLIDITRLILGFVNAQRALRELGGEVDWVYERFAALQSLGWIFQRRGIPWLLETSGPFFYEAKFSRKSVVLGGLARRIEVEAYRQCDVLVCVSETLKDIVVREAQVSPQKVLVIPNGVDVEFFNPDAYQPKRLFPGVTIGFVGTLTNWQALDLLLQAMSEVKNQGIDLSLVVVGDGLMLEDWKSLTQNLGLADRVRFVGRLSQLQVPEAIAGIDVGYSGQIESPEVGKMYHSPLKIYEYMAMAKPVIASAFEDAQRTLKEGETGFLFPAGDLEGIKQALVRVYEARERLSQMGEQARREVVAQHSWQARVQDMVAKTEAILSQRRR, encoded by the coding sequence TTGTTAATCGATATCACCCGCCTAATTTTAGGTTTCGTGAATGCCCAGCGGGCTTTGCGGGAACTGGGGGGAGAAGTAGATTGGGTTTATGAGCGGTTCGCCGCTTTGCAATCCCTCGGCTGGATTTTTCAGCGGCGGGGTATTCCCTGGCTTCTGGAAACTAGCGGGCCTTTTTTCTATGAGGCGAAATTCTCTCGTAAAAGTGTGGTCCTCGGTGGATTGGCGCGACGTATTGAGGTAGAGGCTTATCGCCAATGCGATGTTTTAGTTTGCGTCAGCGAGACTCTGAAGGATATTGTGGTGCGGGAGGCGCAGGTATCGCCGCAAAAAGTGCTGGTTATCCCCAATGGGGTGGATGTGGAGTTTTTTAACCCAGATGCTTATCAACCCAAACGGTTGTTTCCGGGAGTGACGATCGGCTTTGTGGGGACCCTGACCAATTGGCAAGCCTTAGATTTACTCCTCCAAGCGATGTCGGAGGTGAAAAACCAGGGGATTGATTTATCCCTGGTGGTGGTGGGGGATGGGTTGATGCTAGAGGACTGGAAATCTCTAACCCAGAATTTGGGTTTAGCGGACAGGGTGAGATTTGTGGGGCGATTATCTCAGTTGCAGGTGCCCGAGGCGATCGCTGGAATCGATGTCGGCTACTCCGGTCAAATCGAATCCCCAGAAGTGGGCAAAATGTATCATTCGCCACTGAAAATTTATGAATATATGGCAATGGCCAAACCGGTAATTGCTTCCGCTTTTGAGGATGCCCAACGCACCCTCAAAGAAGGAGAAACCGGGTTTTTATTTCCTGCTGGGGATTTAGAGGGGATCAAACAGGCGCTAGTCAGGGTGTATGAGGCGCGAGAGCGATTATCCCAGATGGGGGAGCAGGCGCGTCGAGAAGTGGTGGCCCAGCATAGTTGGCAAGCACGGGTACAGGATATGGTAGCCAAAACCGAGGCCATTTTAAGTCAAAGGAGGCGGTAG
- a CDS encoding WecB/TagA/CpsF family glycosyltransferase, whose protein sequence is MESYQFLGVWVNALTIEDLNELVRQSVQRGERWLIANHNMNSLRLFHKDGKMRDFYARSAYIHVDGMPLIWLGRLLGYPLRREHRVTYADWIYPLMADAARSGWRIFYLGSKPGVAQRGAAILQERYPGLEIVTADGYFDARRDSEDNRALLEKINTFQPQVLMVGMGMPRQEHWVLDNMDSIRVNAILTAGAAIDYVAGAVPTPPRWAGKVGLEWFFRLVSEPGRLWRRYLVEPWFVLWLFIVELWNRRRKAD, encoded by the coding sequence GTGGAGTCTTATCAATTTCTGGGGGTTTGGGTCAACGCCCTGACGATCGAGGATTTAAACGAGCTGGTCCGGCAGTCGGTGCAGCGAGGAGAACGGTGGTTAATTGCTAATCACAATATGAACAGCCTTCGCCTGTTCCACAAAGATGGGAAAATGCGGGATTTTTACGCTCGATCGGCTTATATCCATGTGGATGGAATGCCCTTGATTTGGTTGGGGCGGCTGTTAGGCTACCCCCTGCGTCGCGAACATCGGGTGACATATGCGGACTGGATTTATCCCCTGATGGCAGATGCAGCGCGGTCGGGTTGGCGGATATTTTACCTTGGTTCTAAACCGGGAGTGGCCCAGCGGGGAGCAGCGATTTTGCAGGAGCGATATCCGGGATTGGAAATTGTTACTGCAGATGGCTATTTTGACGCCCGCCGGGATAGTGAGGATAACCGGGCGTTATTGGAAAAAATCAATACTTTTCAGCCCCAGGTGCTGATGGTGGGGATGGGGATGCCCCGTCAAGAACACTGGGTATTGGATAATATGGATAGCATCAGGGTAAATGCAATCTTGACGGCTGGGGCGGCGATCGATTATGTGGCTGGAGCGGTGCCGACTCCACCACGCTGGGCGGGGAAAGTGGGCTTAGAATGGTTCTTCCGCTTGGTCAGCGAGCCCGGTCGCCTGTGGCGGCGCTATTTAGTAGAGCCTTGGTTCGTCTTGTGGCTTTTCATAGTGGAATTGTGGAACCGTCGGCGAAAGGCGGATTAA